In Rutidosis leptorrhynchoides isolate AG116_Rl617_1_P2 chromosome 2, CSIRO_AGI_Rlap_v1, whole genome shotgun sequence, one genomic interval encodes:
- the LOC139888878 gene encoding uncharacterized protein, whose protein sequence is MGFGVKWRKWIYACLSSASISILINGSPTNEFNLSRGVRQGDPLSPFLFILAAEGLNILVKAAMNSGLLKGVEIGRDKVLLSHLQYADDTIFLGKWSRENVYSIRNLLKCFELASGLKVNLQKSCLYGIGVDFDEVNHVANRIGCQVGKFPFSYLGLTIGSRMNKSSDWIPVIDKFKKRLSSWRMRSMSFGGRIVLINSVLSSLPLYYFSLFRAPQCVLKILERLRRSFFWGGSDSGSKISWVKWEHVTMSFENGGLNIGNLNNKNLALLGKWWWRFKTEADSLWVRIIRSIYGSNGGLELDPDSLRVSFPGTWYNIIVAGKAIEDLGISFKNSFVKKIGNGNSTSFWDDLWIGNVKLSSRFTRLYQLERTKAATVNSRIQITDAGPVFIWDWARRPTGRSETELANLITLISAHNFHQGERDSWQWSLASSGLFTVKKLSKLINDQYQANHIGNMETLRNKLVPRKLEIFVWRALKRRLPVRCELDKRGVDLHTVRCPLCDDDLESVDHSLIFCKHSMELWNRVYGWWNLGQFSNLSVGEILRGNLSSMASEFGKQIWQAIEWVCAYFIWKNRNNMVFRGKSWTAPVALNEIQIKSFEWISRRTKGKNFDWLTWLNNPSVYLIDHNAIERTVLLNTNRRYWTKLLAHNRLKKYHNALAFGIDSSVNVASGRVCKIKAAAEKSSGIDRSTKNYAMQADLQHIVERGETFTSAESTSVDSEEEGITSKERGQLFLNASYSIDQVEDELRDNKYKNIGSIPNNTLDNITDETPKDTNGSILDEADVPENGEVESTPLAGPNVMNVILVASECAPWSKTGGLGDVAGALPKALAARGHRVMVVVPLYGTYDEPQDTGIRRRYKVGSEDVEVQYFQTYIDGVDFVFIRCHMFENLGSNIYGGNREDILRRMVLFCKAAVEVPWYVPCGGVCYGDGNLVFIANDWHTALLPVYLKAYYRDNGLMQYTRSVLVIHNIAHQGRGPVGDFGHVDLPPHYLELFKLYDPVGGEHFNIFAAGLKTADRVATVSHGYAWELKTVEGGWGLHNIINENDWKLKGIVNGIDKKEWSPETDVHLTSDGYTNYSLKTLETGKRQCKAALQKELGLPVRDDVALIGFIGRLDIQKGVDLIAESVPWIVDQDVQLVMLGTGRPDLEHTLREMENRYPEKIRGWVGFSVKTAHRITAGADVLLMPSRFEPCGLNQLYAMSYGTVPVVHAVGGLKDTVQPFDPFSESGLGWTFDRAEAGQLIHALGNCLLTYREYKQSWVGIQKRGMMQDLGWDNAAQRYEEVFVAAKYQW, encoded by the exons ATGGGTTTCGGTGTCAAATGGAGGAAGTGGATATATGCATGCTTGAGTTCGGCTTCCATTTCTATTCTCATCAATGGGTCGCCGACAAACGAGTTTAACCTAAGTCGGGGGGTACGACAAGGGGACCCGCTATCTCCTTTTTTATTCATTCTGGCCGCAGAAGGGTTGAACATTTTAGTCAAAGCGGCTATGAACTCGGGCCTATTAAAAGGTGTGGAAATTGGGAGGGATAAAGTATTGTTATCGCATCTTCAATACGCCGATGATACTATTTTTCTTGGGAAATGGTCTAGAGAAAATGTCTACAGTATTCGAAACCTCCTAAAATGCTTTGAGTTGGCCTCGGGGTTAAAAGTTAATCTCCAAAAAAGTTGCCTATATGGTATtggtgtagattttgatgaagtaaATCATGTGGCTAATCGTATTGGTTGTCAAGTCGGAAAGTTTCCGTTTTCTTATCTTGGTTTAACAATTGGGTCGAGGATGAATAAATCAAGTGACTGGATCCCGGTAATTGACAAGTTTAAAAAAAGATTATCAAGTTGGAGAATGCGATCGATGTCATTTGGGGGAAGAATAGTCCTTATTAACTCGGTTTTATCTAGTCTCCCATTGTATTATTTCTCACTCTTCCGTGCTCCGCAATGCGTGTTAAAAATTCTTGAGAGGTTACGTCGttctttcttttggggcgggtcagaTTCGGGTTCTAAAatttcttgggttaaatgggaacaTGTCACTATGTCTTTTGAAAATGGGGGGTTAAATATTGGGAATTTAAATAACAAAAATCTTGCTCTATtgggaaagtggtggtggaggtttaaaaccgaagccGATTCACTCTGGGTTAGAATAATTCGTAGTATTTATGGTTCGAATGGTGGTTTGGAGTTGGATCCCGATTCACTTCGGGTTTCATTTCCGGGCACTTGGTATAACATTATTGTTGCAGGAAAAGCAATAGAAGATCTTGGCATTAGTTTCAAAAATTCTTTCGTCAAAAAAATTGGAAACGGAAACTCAACATCATTTTGGGACGACTTGTGGATCGGGAATGTTAAACTGAGCTCCAGATTCACAAGACTATATCAGCTAGAGAGGACCAAGGCAGCTACAGTTAATTCTCGTATTCAAATCACAGATGCAGGGCCTGTTTTCATTTGGGATTGGGCTCGCAGGCCCACTGGCAGAAGTGAGACTGAGCTGGCGAACCTTATCACTCTTATTTCGGCCCACAATTTTCATCAGGGGGAACGTGATTCTTGGCAATGGTCTCTTGCTTCGTCCGGATTGTTTACGGTCAAGAAACTCTCAAAACTCATCAATGATCAGTATCAAGCGAACCATATTGGGAACATGGAGACATTGCGAAATAAACTAGTTCCTAGAAAGTTGGAAATCTTTGTTTGGCGTGCGCTCAAAAGGCGATTACCGGTGAGGTGTGAACTTGATAAAAGAGGCGTCGATTTACATACCGTGCGTTGTCCACTATGCGATGATGACTTAGAATCCGTTGATCACTCTCTGATTTTCTGCAAACACTCAATGGAGCTTTGGAATCGTGTATATGGATGGTGGAACTTGGGGCAATTTTCAAACCTAAGCGTTGGGGAAATTCTTCGTGGAAACTTATCGAGTATGGCTTCCGAGTTTGGGAAACAAATTTGGCAAGCAATTGAATGGGTTTGTGCATATTTTATTTGGAAAAATCGGAACAATATGGTCTTCCGCGGTAAAAGTTGGACCGCTCCGGTGGCTCTAAATGAAATTCAAATTAAATCCTTCGAATGGATTTCGAGAAGAACAAAAGGAAAAAATTTCGATTGGTTGACTTGGTTGAATAATCCTAGTGTTTATCTTA TAGATCACAATGCGATAGAAAGAACTGTTTTGTTAAACACTAATCGTCGATACTGGACCAAGTTGTTGGCACATAATCGACTTAAAAAGTATCATAACGCTTTAGCATTTGGAATCGATAGTAGCGTAAATGTTGCTAGTGGTAGAGTATGCAAGATTAAAGCTGCCGCAGAAAAGAGTTCAGGTATTGATAGAAGTACCAAGAATTATGCAATGCAAGCAGACCTACAG CATATAGTTGAAAGAGGTGAAACATTTACATCAGCAGAAAGCACATCAGTTGACTCTGAAGAAGAGGGAATCACTTCTAAAGAACGAGGACAATTGTTTTTAAATGCAAGTTATAGCATTGATCAAGTTGAAGATGAGTTGCGagataataaatataaaaacatTGGAAGTATACCGAATAATACTTTGGATAATATTACGGATGAAACGCCTAAAGATACAAACGGGTCGATATTAGATGAAGCAGATGTACCTGAAAATGGTGAAGTTGAATCCACTCCTTTAGCTGGCCCAAATGTAATGAATGTCATACTGGTTGCTTCAGAATGTGCTCCCTGGTCTAAAACAG GTGGTCTTGGAGACGTTGCTGGCGCTTTACCTAAGGCTTTGGCAGCACGCGGGCACAGAGTGATG GTAGTGGTACCGCTCTATGGTACTTATGATGAACCTCAAGATACAGGGATCAGGAGAAGATATAAAGTTGGCAGTGAG GATGTGGAAGTGCAGTACTTTCAAACTTATATTGACGGCGTAGATTTCGTTTTTATCAGATGTCATATGTTTGAAAACTTGGGAAGTAATATATACGGAGGAAATCGTGAG GATATTTTACGTCGCATGGTATTGTTCTGCAAAGCAGCTGTTGAG GTTCCATGGTATGTACCATGTGGGGGTGTCTGTTACGGGGATGGTAATTTGGTTTTCATCGCAAACGACTGGCATACTGCATTGTTGCCAGTTTACCTAAAAGCATATTATCGTGATAACGGACTAATGCAATACACAAGATCCGTTCTCGTGATTCATAACATCGCTCATCAGGGTCGTGGACCGGTAGGCGATTTCGGTCATGTGGATCTACCACCGCATTATTTGGAACTTTTCAAACTGTACGATCCAGTAGGCGGTGAGCACTTCAACATCTTCGCTGCAGGTCTAAAAACGGCTGACCGTGTAGCTACGGTGAGCCACGGTTACGCATGGGAGCTTAAAACCGTCGAGGGTGGGTGGGGCCTACACAACATAATCAACGAAAACGATTGGAAACTTAAAGGTATTGTAAACGGAATCGATAAAAAAGAATGGAGCCCCGAAACAGATGTTCACTTAACATCTGATGGTTACACTAATTATTCGTTAAAGACTCTTGAAACCGGCAAACGACAATGTAAAGCTGCACTTCAAAAAGAACTCGGGTTACCGGTTCGTGATGACGTGGCACTAATCGGGTTCATTGGACGATTAGATATCCAAAAAGGCGTTGACTTGATAGCCGAAAGTGTTCCTTGGATAGTTGACCAAGATGTACAGTTGGTCATGTTAGGTACGGGTAGACCTGACCTTGAACACACGCTTCGAGAAATGGAAAATCGGTACCCTGAAAAGATCAGAGGATGGGTAGGGTTTTCAGTCAAAACGGCTCATCGAATAACAGCTGGCGCTGACGTGTTACTAATGCCGTCGAGATTTGAGCCGTGTGGGCTTAACCAGTTGTATGCTATGAGTTATGGGACCGTACCGGTTGTGCATGCTGTAGGTGGGTTGAAAGATACGGTGCAACCGTTTGATCCGTTTAGTGAGTCGGGGTTAGGGTGGACTTTTGATAGAGCTGAGGCGGGTCAGTTGATTCATGCGCTCGGGAATTGTTTGTTGACGTATCGGGAGTATAAACAGAGCTGGGTCGGGATTCAGAAACGGGGGATGATGCAGGATCTCGGTTGGGATAACGCGGCTCAACGTTATGAAGAAGTTTTTGTTGCTGCAAAGTATCAATGGTAA